A section of the Quatrionicoccus australiensis genome encodes:
- a CDS encoding M48 family metallopeptidase — protein MSSTTPAESSHRIALAGEEVGYQLRRSKRRTIGLAIDQRGLRVAAPLRARLGDIENLIREHGQWVLDKLANWRERPPPEKTQIVDGSVISVLGAALTVTVTPLGRARWQFVDNKLHLWPSATVNANQLLEKALREKARSLFVDRLALYAPRLGVAAPALRLSSARTRWGSCSHHGGISLNWRLIFMPLPVVDYVVCHELAHLKEMNHSPRFWSVVEQLCPDWRALRIALRQLGRQIPQL, from the coding sequence ATGTCCAGCACGACGCCAGCTGAGAGCAGCCACCGGATTGCGCTGGCCGGCGAAGAAGTCGGCTACCAGCTGCGGCGCAGCAAGCGCCGCACCATCGGCCTGGCTATCGACCAGCGTGGTTTGCGCGTTGCCGCGCCGCTGCGCGCCCGCCTCGGCGACATCGAAAACCTGATCCGCGAGCACGGCCAGTGGGTACTCGACAAGCTCGCCAACTGGCGCGAGCGACCGCCCCCGGAAAAAACACAAATCGTCGACGGCAGCGTCATTTCCGTCCTTGGCGCAGCGTTGACCGTTACCGTGACGCCGCTCGGCCGCGCTCGCTGGCAATTCGTCGACAACAAGCTGCACCTGTGGCCATCCGCCACGGTCAACGCCAATCAATTGCTCGAAAAGGCGCTGCGCGAAAAAGCCCGTTCCCTGTTCGTCGACCGTCTGGCGCTCTACGCACCGCGCCTCGGTGTCGCTGCGCCGGCACTGCGCCTGTCCTCCGCGCGCACACGCTGGGGCAGTTGCAGCCACCACGGCGGCATCTCGCTCAACTGGCGCCTGATCTTCATGCCGCTGCCGGTCGTCGATTACGTCGTCTGCCACGAGCTGGCGCATCTCAAGGAAATGAACCACAGCCCGCGCTTCTGGTCTGTGGTGGAGCAACTCTGTCCGGACTGGCGGGCGCTGCGCATAGCATTGCGCCAGCTCGGCCGGCAGATCCCGCAACTATAA
- the gloA gene encoding lactoylglutathione lyase, which translates to MRILHTMIRVGDLDQSIAFYTEVLGMQLLRRNDYPEGRFTLAFVGYGPEESGAVLELTHNWDTKSYELGNGYGHIALAVPDAAAACAAIKARGGKVVREAGPMKHGTTIIAFVDDPDGYKIELIQHA; encoded by the coding sequence ATGCGCATTCTGCACACCATGATCCGCGTCGGCGATCTCGACCAGTCCATCGCCTTCTACACCGAAGTCCTCGGCATGCAACTGCTGCGCCGCAACGACTACCCGGAAGGCCGCTTCACGCTGGCTTTCGTCGGCTACGGTCCGGAAGAGAGCGGTGCCGTGCTCGAACTGACCCACAACTGGGATACCAAGAGCTACGAACTGGGCAACGGCTACGGCCATATCGCCCTCGCCGTGCCGGATGCGGCAGCGGCCTGCGCCGCGATCAAGGCGCGCGGCGGCAAGGTGGTGCGCGAAGCCGGCCCGATGAAGCACGGCACGACGATCATCGCCTTCGTTGATGACCCGGACGGCTACAAGATCGAACTGATCCAGCACGCCTGA
- a CDS encoding glycosyltransferase family 4 protein gives MGLRLVGGSMTRLDIAFVTETFPPEVNGVAMTVGRLVAGLRESGHRVSVIRPRQGAADFGNEHELTVSGLPLPGYPGLRLGLPAGRRLARQWRHQRPDLVHVVTEGPLGWSAVNAARRLGIPVTSAFHTNFDRYSVHYGVGWMRPAVAAYLRTLHRRTRATMVPTAALAADLAGEGISGVRVVGRGVDTKLFNPVRRSEAMRASWGVGVAGPACLYVGRLAAEKNLALVQKSFAAIQAEHPAARMIWVGDGPSATQLARQHADHHFAGVRLGEDLAAHYASADLFLFPSLTETYGNVVAEAMASGLPVVAYRSAAAAELVQHEENGTVASPGDESGYLAAALWMLGDGKRLSRLADAARQTMLPHSWAGVVASFESVAREAIAG, from the coding sequence GTGGGTCTGCGTCTGGTTGGCGGCAGCATGACCCGGCTCGATATCGCCTTCGTCACCGAAACTTTTCCGCCCGAGGTCAATGGCGTCGCGATGACGGTCGGTCGTCTGGTCGCCGGTTTGCGCGAGAGCGGCCACCGGGTCAGCGTCATCCGGCCGCGCCAGGGCGCAGCGGATTTTGGCAATGAACACGAGTTGACCGTCAGCGGTCTGCCGCTGCCCGGTTATCCCGGCCTGCGCCTCGGTTTGCCGGCCGGGCGCCGGTTGGCGCGGCAGTGGCGGCACCAGCGGCCGGACCTGGTGCATGTCGTCACCGAAGGTCCGCTCGGCTGGTCGGCGGTCAATGCCGCACGCCGGCTCGGCATCCCGGTGACGTCGGCCTTTCACACCAATTTCGACCGTTACAGCGTGCATTACGGCGTCGGCTGGATGCGTCCGGCGGTGGCCGCTTACCTGCGCACCCTGCACCGGCGCACGCGCGCGACCATGGTGCCGACTGCCGCCCTCGCCGCCGATCTGGCCGGCGAAGGGATCAGCGGCGTGCGTGTGGTCGGGCGCGGCGTCGATACCAAGCTGTTCAACCCGGTGCGGCGCAGCGAGGCGATGCGCGCCAGCTGGGGCGTCGGTGTGGCCGGTCCGGCCTGCCTCTATGTCGGCCGGCTGGCGGCGGAGAAAAACCTGGCGCTGGTGCAGAAAAGCTTTGCCGCGATCCAGGCCGAGCATCCGGCGGCGCGCATGATCTGGGTCGGCGACGGCCCGTCGGCGACGCAACTGGCGCGCCAGCATGCCGACCACCATTTTGCCGGCGTGCGTCTCGGCGAGGATCTGGCTGCGCATTACGCCAGCGCCGATCTCTTCCTCTTCCCCAGCCTGACCGAAACCTACGGCAACGTCGTCGCCGAAGCCATGGCGAGCGGCCTGCCGGTGGTCGCCTATCGCAGTGCGGCCGCGGCCGAGCTGGTGCAGCATGAAGAAAACGGCACGGTCGCCTCGCCGGGCGACGAAAGCGGCTATCTCGCCGCGGCGCTGTGGATGCTCGGTGATGGCAAGCGCCTCAGCCGACTGGCCGACGCGGCGCGGCAGACCATGTTGCCGCATAGCTGGGCCGGCGTCGTCGCCAGTTTCGAGAGCGTCGCCCGCGAGGCCATCGCCGGCTAA
- the gmhB gene encoding D-glycero-beta-D-manno-heptose 1,7-bisphosphate 7-phosphatase: MPTKLVILDRDGVINFDSAQFIKNPAEWKPIPGSLEAIARLNQSGYKVVVATNQSGVGRGLFDMDTLNSIHEKMHKTLFGVGGRIDAVFYCPHPADSDCDCRKPKPGMFKRIAETLNADLKGVPAIGDSLRDLQASVVLGCLPMLVHTGKGDKTSAEGNLPAGTLEFANLSAAVDFILAGKKA; the protein is encoded by the coding sequence ATGCCAACCAAGCTTGTCATTCTCGATCGCGACGGCGTCATCAACTTCGACTCGGCCCAGTTCATCAAGAACCCGGCCGAGTGGAAGCCGATCCCCGGCAGCCTGGAGGCCATCGCCCGCCTCAACCAGAGCGGCTACAAGGTGGTGGTCGCCACCAACCAGTCCGGCGTCGGGCGCGGCTTGTTTGACATGGATACCCTGAACAGCATCCATGAAAAGATGCACAAGACGCTGTTTGGCGTCGGTGGCCGCATCGATGCCGTGTTCTACTGCCCGCACCCGGCCGACTCCGACTGCGATTGCCGCAAGCCCAAGCCGGGCATGTTCAAGCGCATTGCGGAAACGCTCAACGCCGACCTGAAGGGCGTGCCGGCGATCGGCGATTCGCTGCGCGACCTGCAGGCTTCGGTCGTGCTCGGTTGCCTGCCGATGCTGGTGCATACCGGCAAGGGCGACAAGACCAGTGCCGAAGGCAATCTGCCGGCCGGCACGCTGGAATTCGCCAACCTGTCGGCAGCGGTCGACTTCATTCTGGCAGGCAAAAAGGCATGA
- a CDS encoding diacylglycerol kinase gives MQEPTPHELGLDPQHESPFKGKTGLRRVWNAFNYSVAGLKAAYLCEDAFRQEVWLALLLIPTAFLLPVPWLGRGLMIASLLLVLIVELLNSAIEAVVDRVSLENHRLAKRAKDIGSAAVLVSLLNVVVVWVCVWLAAA, from the coding sequence ATGCAGGAACCTACGCCGCACGAACTCGGGCTGGACCCGCAGCACGAATCGCCCTTCAAGGGGAAGACCGGGCTGCGCCGGGTCTGGAATGCCTTCAACTACTCGGTCGCCGGTCTCAAGGCGGCTTACCTGTGCGAAGACGCTTTCCGCCAGGAGGTCTGGCTCGCCCTGCTGCTGATTCCGACCGCCTTCCTGCTGCCCGTGCCCTGGCTGGGGCGCGGCCTGATGATCGCCAGCCTGCTGCTGGTGCTGATTGTCGAATTGCTCAATTCCGCCATCGAGGCGGTGGTCGACCGGGTCAGCCTGGAAAACCACCGTCTGGCCAAGCGCGCCAAGGATATCGGCAGCGCCGCGGTACTCGTCTCGCTGCTCAACGTGGTGGTGGTGTGGGTCTGCGTCTGGTTGGCGGCAGCATGA
- a CDS encoding lysophospholipid acyltransferase family protein has protein sequence MIAIRSTVFMAWALLWSVLTAPLVVGAALLLRGRWGYHAGKLWRLGIQFGVENMLGIRPKVIGLENMPKEPCVILSKHQSAWETMTIQDYVPKGAYCVFVLKKELLRIPLMGWGLAAMKMISIDRAAGKNALDQVVAQGRERLQQGYYVIIFPEGTRVAPGQKKRYKPGGAYLATHVGCKVVPIAHNAGELWPRQAFLKKPGTVTISIGPAFDATGMSEAEVNQRTEEWIEGEMQRISPHRYSDVQHDAS, from the coding sequence ATGATCGCCATTCGTTCCACCGTGTTCATGGCCTGGGCCCTGCTCTGGTCGGTTCTCACCGCACCGCTCGTGGTCGGCGCCGCACTGCTCCTGCGCGGGCGCTGGGGCTACCACGCCGGCAAGCTGTGGCGCCTCGGCATCCAGTTCGGCGTCGAGAACATGCTCGGCATCCGGCCCAAGGTGATCGGTCTGGAAAACATGCCGAAAGAGCCCTGCGTCATTCTTTCCAAGCACCAGTCGGCCTGGGAAACGATGACCATCCAGGATTACGTGCCGAAGGGCGCCTACTGCGTCTTCGTGCTGAAGAAGGAATTGCTGCGCATTCCGCTGATGGGCTGGGGCCTGGCCGCGATGAAGATGATCTCGATCGACCGCGCCGCCGGCAAGAATGCCCTCGACCAGGTCGTCGCCCAGGGCCGCGAGCGCCTGCAGCAGGGCTACTACGTGATCATCTTCCCGGAAGGCACGCGTGTCGCGCCGGGCCAGAAGAAACGCTACAAGCCGGGCGGCGCCTATCTCGCCACCCATGTCGGCTGCAAGGTCGTGCCGATCGCGCACAATGCCGGCGAACTGTGGCCGCGCCAGGCTTTCCTGAAAAAGCCGGGCACCGTGACGATCAGCATCGGCCCGGCCTTCGACGCCACCGGCATGAGCGAGGCCGAAGTCAATCAGCGCACCGAGGAATGGATCGAAGGCGAAATGCAGCGCATCTCGCCGCATCGCTATTCGGATGTCCAGCACGACGCCAGCTGA
- a CDS encoding Crp/Fnr family transcriptional regulator: protein MVFFELFANNPDIVRIAAGQPLFSEGDDGHRMFVLATGTAEVIVNNRVVEQLQHGNIVGEMGIVSSGPRSATVVATSDCEFVAIDEKRFNYLVQQTPFFATQVMRVMAERLRAVNQMVTPVEDI from the coding sequence ATGGTTTTCTTCGAACTGTTCGCCAACAATCCCGACATCGTCCGCATTGCCGCCGGTCAGCCATTGTTTTCCGAGGGTGATGACGGTCACCGGATGTTCGTGCTGGCCACCGGCACGGCCGAAGTCATCGTCAACAACCGCGTTGTCGAGCAATTGCAGCACGGCAATATCGTTGGCGAAATGGGCATCGTCTCATCCGGACCGCGCTCGGCGACGGTGGTTGCGACCAGCGATTGCGAATTCGTCGCGATCGACGAAAAACGCTTCAACTACCTGGTGCAGCAGACGCCCTTCTTCGCCACCCAGGTCATGCGCGTGATGGCCGAACGCCTGCGGGCGGTCAATCAGATGGTGACGCCGGTCGAAGACATCTGA